CTCCCAGCAGGTCGTACGCGCCGTTTAAGTAACTGGTGTAAAGCACCTGCCTCACTTTGCGGTGACTGAGATCTTCTGCCTCCACAGGCTCTCCCAGACCAATGGGGGCTCCGCCTTTTACCCCAAACCCGTCTTTGCCGGTGAAAAAGGGGTCGTGCTGGGCAAACCAGTGGTCGGCTCCGTTGACCGACAGGGCGTACTGGAGGCCTACACCGCTCTTAACCCTGGGGTCGTGCATCGGCACTTCCTGTCCTTTAACCTCTACCAGGAATTTCTCGCTGGCCTTGCCAAACCTGGCCGCGGCAGCCCTGCTGCCGTCTGCCAGCACATTGCCGAAACCATCCCGCCTGGCCACCTTCTCAATTACGGGCAGTAGCACATCTTCGTTGCCAAACCTGAGCTCCAGCCCGCCGGTCTGCTCTTTGCCGATAATTCCTTCTTCGTAACATTTCATGGCAAAGGACAGGCTCATGCCCAAGCTGATGGTGTCTATGCCGTAACGGTTGCACAGTTCGTTGGCTTTCAGTAGCAGCTTCAGGTTGCCTATGCCGCAGTTGGAACCCAGGGCAGCCAGCGCCTCATACTCGGGCCCGCCGTACTTCCTGTCCACCACCATGTCGCCGTCTCTAACCTCTACTATCCTTTTACACTTGACGGGGCAGGCAAAACACCCGCCGCGCCGGACCAGGTAATGGGCGTTAAGCTTTTCAGACCCGATCTCCTCGGCCCGTCCGAATACCCCGGTGTCAAAATTGTTGGTGGGCAAGACGCCCCCGGCATTGTTCCCGGTAACGCCCATCGGCGTTCCGTGCTCGTGCAGCGCAGCGCTCAGAGGGTGAACTTTTACCTGGCCGGTCACCCAGCGCAAAATTTCTTTTACCCTGTCCTGGTCCTTTACCTCAACCGTCCTGCTCCCCCTGACGGCAATGGCCTTCAGGTTCTTCGACCCCATTACCGCCCCCAAACCGTTGCGGCCGTTAAAATGGGCCAGATTGTTGCAAATGTTGGCGTAACGGACCAGGTTCTCCCCGGCCGGGCCAATCTGGGCCACCTGCACCCTGCTGTCGCCCAGTTCCCGGCGTATGCCCTCTTG
The window above is part of the Pelotomaculum thermopropionicum SI genome. Proteins encoded here:
- a CDS encoding aldehyde:ferredoxin oxidoreductase: MGGYAGRILLVNLSTAEILVERPAEEFYRKYLGGPGIGLYYLLKNNRHYFDPFLPESIMVFAPGLLTGTSAPCVPRYTVVARSPLTGALGKSEAGGWWGPELKKAGFDAVVISGRAPRPVYLWIKEGEAEIRDASRYWGLETGDVQEGIRRELGDSRVQVAQIGPAGENLVRYANICNNLAHFNGRNGLGAVMGSKNLKAIAVRGSRTVEVKDQDRVKEILRWVTGQVKVHPLSAALHEHGTPMGVTGNNAGGVLPTNNFDTGVFGRAEEIGSEKLNAHYLVRRGGCFACPVKCKRIVEVRDGDMVVDRKYGGPEYEALAALGSNCGIGNLKLLLKANELCNRYGIDTISLGMSLSFAMKCYEEGIIGKEQTGGLELRFGNEDVLLPVIEKVARRDGFGNVLADGSRAAAARFGKASEKFLVEVKGQEVPMHDPRVKSGVGLQYALSVNGADHWFAQHDPFFTGKDGFGVKGGAPIGLGEPVEAEDLSHRKVRQVLYTSYLNGAYDLLGACVFGFVARSLTPLDKLLELVEAVTGWKTSWWELLKAGERYLAMAKEYNARQGLTINDDYLPEKFFAPLKGGPVDGKPGLDREKFKEAVRLFYEMAGWDGDTGRPLAAKLYELDLDWLVEKG